One region of Streptomyces capillispiralis genomic DNA includes:
- a CDS encoding heme o synthase: MCVTAVESRPAGIVGTSQSPARRPFGARAMAFVALTKPRIIELLLITTVPVMFLAQQGVPDLTLVLLTCVGGYLSAGGANALNMYIDRDIDALMDRTSQRPLVTGMVSPREALVFGITLAVVSTLLFGLTVNWLSAWLSLGALLFYVVVYTMILKRRTSQNIVWGGIAGCMPVLIGWTAVTNSMAWAPVILFLVIFFWTPPHYWPLSMKVKDDYARVGVPMLPVIAGNKAVAKQIVLYSWVMVAVSLLLTPLGYTGWFYTAVALAAGGWWLWEAHALLNRAKAEVTGGRLKEMRLFHWSITYVSLLFVAVAVDPFLR; encoded by the coding sequence GTGTGCGTGACGGCCGTTGAATCCCGTCCTGCGGGAATTGTGGGGACCAGTCAGAGCCCTGCCCGTCGGCCGTTCGGGGCCCGTGCGATGGCGTTCGTGGCTCTCACCAAGCCGAGGATCATCGAGCTGCTGCTCATCACCACCGTGCCGGTGATGTTCCTGGCGCAGCAGGGCGTGCCCGACCTGACACTGGTGCTGCTGACGTGCGTCGGCGGCTACCTGTCCGCGGGCGGCGCCAACGCGCTCAACATGTACATCGACCGCGACATCGACGCCCTGATGGACCGCACCTCGCAGCGCCCGCTGGTGACCGGCATGGTCAGCCCGCGCGAGGCCCTGGTCTTCGGCATCACCCTGGCGGTCGTCTCGACGCTGCTGTTCGGCCTCACCGTCAACTGGCTGTCCGCCTGGCTCTCCCTCGGCGCGCTCCTCTTCTACGTGGTCGTCTACACGATGATCCTGAAGCGGCGCACCTCGCAGAACATCGTGTGGGGCGGCATCGCCGGCTGCATGCCGGTGCTGATCGGCTGGACCGCGGTCACCAACTCGATGGCGTGGGCGCCGGTCATCCTCTTCCTCGTCATCTTCTTCTGGACGCCGCCCCACTACTGGCCGCTGTCGATGAAGGTGAAGGACGACTACGCGCGCGTCGGCGTGCCGATGCTGCCGGTGATCGCCGGCAACAAGGCGGTCGCCAAGCAGATCGTGCTCTACAGCTGGGTCATGGTCGCGGTGTCCCTGCTGCTGACCCCGCTGGGCTACACGGGCTGGTTCTACACCGCGGTCGCGCTGGCCGCCGGCGGCTGGTGGCTGTGGGAGGCGCACGCGCTGCTGAACCGCGCGAAGGCCGAGGTGACGGGCGGCAGGCTCAAGGAGATGCGCCTGTTCCACTGGTCCATCACCTATGTGTCGCTGCTCTTCGTGGCCGTCGCCGTGGACCCCTTCCTGCGGTAG
- a CDS encoding COX15/CtaA family protein: MGRVPNVTRSDAAAAVRNPLAFIAARWTPDPRTVRRAALAALVMAVVIVVTGGAVRLTGSGLGCPTWPKCTDDSLTTTREMGLHGIIEFGNRLLTYVLCAAVGWAIIAARSQKPYRRGLTRLGWTQFWIVMGNAVLGGIVVLVGLNPYTVAAHFLLSSALIAVAAVMWQRTREGDAEPRPLVGKAVQQLVWCMVAVSVLLIAAGTVVTGAGPHAGDSSEVPRMPLDWETVSKLHAVLAWIVVTLTFALWFVLKAVDAPGGPLARTRELFLILLAQGAIGYVQYFTDLPEVLVGLHMFGSCVMWIWVLRVLLSLRERAGTTAPEAAVPAAQEPATSASMAGPR; the protein is encoded by the coding sequence ATGGGACGCGTGCCAAACGTGACCCGCTCGGACGCCGCAGCCGCCGTGCGCAACCCGCTCGCCTTCATCGCCGCACGCTGGACGCCGGATCCCCGGACCGTCCGGCGGGCCGCCCTCGCCGCCCTCGTCATGGCGGTGGTCATCGTGGTCACCGGAGGTGCCGTGCGGCTGACCGGCTCCGGCCTCGGCTGCCCGACCTGGCCCAAGTGCACCGACGACTCACTGACCACGACCAGAGAGATGGGCCTGCACGGCATCATCGAGTTCGGCAACCGCCTGCTGACCTACGTGCTGTGCGCCGCCGTCGGCTGGGCGATCATCGCGGCGCGTTCGCAGAAGCCGTACCGGCGCGGGCTGACCCGGCTGGGCTGGACGCAGTTCTGGATCGTGATGGGCAACGCCGTCCTGGGCGGCATCGTGGTCCTCGTCGGCCTCAACCCGTACACGGTCGCCGCGCACTTCCTGCTCTCCTCCGCGCTGATCGCGGTCGCCGCGGTGATGTGGCAGCGCACCCGGGAGGGCGACGCCGAGCCCCGGCCGCTGGTCGGCAAGGCCGTGCAGCAGCTGGTGTGGTGCATGGTGGCCGTCTCCGTGCTGCTGATCGCGGCCGGCACGGTGGTCACCGGCGCGGGCCCGCACGCGGGTGACTCCAGCGAGGTCCCGCGGATGCCGCTGGACTGGGAGACGGTCAGCAAGCTGCACGCCGTCCTCGCCTGGATCGTGGTGACGCTGACGTTCGCCCTGTGGTTCGTGCTGAAGGCGGTCGACGCCCCCGGCGGGCCGCTGGCCCGCACCCGTGAGCTGTTCCTGATCCTGCTCGCCCAGGGCGCCATCGGTTACGTCCAGTACTTCACCGACCTGCCCGAGGTCCTGGTGGGCCTGCACATGTTCGGCTCGTGCGTGATGTGGATCTGGGTCCTGCGGGTCCTGCTGTCGCTGCGCGAACGCGCCGGGACGACGGCTCCCGAGGCGGCCGTACCGGCCGCTCAGGAGCCCGCCACGAGCGCGTCGATGGCCGGCCCCAGGTAG
- a CDS encoding ABC transporter permease: MTATGTHSPRPGAAPLARMIGAQAALETKMLLRNGEQLLLTVVIPTLLLVLFSTVDVVDTGDGEAVDFLAPGVLALAVMSTAFTGQAIATGFERRYGVLKRLAASPLPRWGLMTAKTLSVLVTEVLQVALVTVIALALGWSPRGNPFAVFLLLLLGTAAFSGLGLLMAGTLKAEATLAAANLVFLLLLVGGGVVVPLEEFPDAARDVLGLLPISALSEGLRDVLKDGAGMPWGCLGILAVWAVAGLAAAGKFFRWE, encoded by the coding sequence GTGACGGCCACCGGCACCCACTCCCCCCGGCCGGGGGCCGCTCCCCTGGCCCGCATGATCGGCGCGCAGGCGGCGCTCGAGACGAAGATGCTGCTGCGCAACGGCGAGCAGCTGCTGCTGACCGTGGTCATCCCCACGCTGCTGCTGGTGCTCTTCAGCACCGTGGACGTCGTGGACACCGGCGACGGCGAGGCGGTCGACTTCCTCGCCCCCGGCGTCCTCGCGCTCGCGGTGATGTCGACGGCGTTCACCGGGCAGGCCATCGCGACCGGCTTCGAGCGCCGCTACGGCGTGCTGAAGCGGCTGGCCGCCTCACCGCTGCCGCGCTGGGGACTGATGACCGCGAAGACGCTGTCGGTGCTGGTCACCGAGGTCCTCCAGGTCGCCCTCGTCACGGTGATCGCGCTCGCGCTCGGCTGGTCCCCGCGGGGCAACCCCTTCGCGGTGTTCCTGCTGCTGCTCCTCGGCACCGCCGCCTTCTCCGGGCTCGGTCTGCTGATGGCGGGCACCCTGAAGGCCGAGGCGACGCTCGCCGCCGCCAACCTGGTGTTCCTGCTGCTGCTCGTGGGCGGCGGGGTGGTGGTCCCGCTGGAGGAGTTCCCGGACGCGGCCCGTGACGTGCTCGGCCTGCTGCCGATCTCCGCGCTGTCGGAGGGGCTGCGGGACGTCCTGAAGGACGGGGCCGGGATGCCGTGGGGCTGCCTCGGGATCCTCGCCGTCTGGGCGGTCGCCGGGCTCGCGGCGGCCGGAAAGTTCTTCCGCTGGGAGTAG
- a CDS encoding nucleotidyltransferase domain-containing protein: MPTDALLDRFLTGLAPLSPVAVWAHGSLAGGDYQEGRSDLDLIAVLDHPIGARTVWRIALLHNRLRAGPLADRLHCTYLTPSTAADAERRHLTWAHEKLFRRPVTPVTRAELHRFGRVLRGAPPADVLPPVPDGELAAFVVRDQRDFWRRAVDRAAHWTQDVWVDLGLLTFARATVTLREGRLITKREALDVLPGLGAPAEVVADIGRRRYGDPAPPAAEWTERRARLTRDYLGPAIDALVAGS, encoded by the coding sequence ATGCCGACCGACGCGCTGCTCGACCGCTTCCTCACCGGCCTGGCACCACTGTCGCCCGTCGCCGTGTGGGCGCACGGCTCACTGGCCGGCGGCGACTACCAGGAGGGCCGCAGCGACCTGGACCTGATCGCGGTCCTGGACCACCCGATCGGCGCCCGGACGGTGTGGCGGATCGCCCTGCTGCACAACCGGCTGCGGGCCGGACCGCTCGCCGACCGGCTGCACTGCACCTATCTGACGCCGTCCACCGCGGCGGACGCCGAACGGCGCCACCTCACCTGGGCGCACGAGAAGCTGTTCCGGCGCCCGGTCACCCCGGTCACCCGGGCCGAGCTGCACCGCTTCGGCCGGGTCCTGCGCGGGGCGCCGCCCGCGGACGTACTGCCCCCGGTGCCGGACGGTGAACTGGCCGCGTTCGTGGTGCGCGACCAGCGCGACTTCTGGCGGCGCGCGGTGGACCGGGCCGCCCACTGGACCCAGGACGTGTGGGTGGACCTGGGCCTGCTGACCTTCGCCCGCGCCACCGTCACCCTGCGCGAGGGCCGCCTGATCACCAAGCGGGAGGCCCTGGACGTCCTGCCCGGGCTGGGCGCCCCCGCCGAGGTCGTCGCGGACATCGGCAGGCGGCGCTACGGCGATCCCGCGCCGCCTGCCGCGGAGTGGACCGAGCGGCGGGCCCGGCTGACCCGTGACTACCTGGGGCCGGCCATCGACGCGCTCGTGGCGGGCTCCTGA
- a CDS encoding ABC transporter ATP-binding protein, which yields MRSEPVVQVQALVKRYGKKTAVDGLDLVARQGVTAVLGPNGAGKTTTVETCEGYRRPDSGTVRVLGLDPVRQSAALRPRVGVMLQSGGVYSGARADEMLRHVAKLHAHPLDVDALIERLGLGSCGRTAYRRLSGGQQQRLALAMAVVGRPELVFLDEPTAGLDPQARRATWDLVRDLRADGVSVILTTHYMDEAEQLADDVAIIDAGRVIAQGSPEELCRGGAENTLRFSGRPGLDVAALLKALPADSSATEVAPGSYRVTGKVDPQLLATVTSWCAQHGVMPDRISVERHTLEDVFLELTGKELRA from the coding sequence ATGCGAAGCGAGCCCGTGGTCCAGGTCCAGGCCCTGGTGAAGCGGTACGGAAAGAAGACCGCGGTGGACGGCCTCGACCTGGTGGCCCGGCAGGGCGTGACCGCCGTGCTCGGCCCCAACGGGGCGGGCAAGACGACCACGGTCGAGACCTGCGAGGGGTACCGGCGGCCGGACTCCGGCACCGTGCGCGTCCTGGGCCTCGACCCGGTGCGCCAGTCCGCGGCGCTGCGGCCCCGCGTCGGGGTGATGCTCCAGTCCGGCGGCGTCTACTCGGGCGCCCGCGCGGACGAGATGCTGCGGCACGTGGCGAAGCTGCACGCGCACCCGCTGGACGTGGACGCGCTGATCGAGCGGCTCGGACTCGGCTCCTGCGGCCGCACCGCCTACCGGCGGCTCTCCGGCGGCCAGCAGCAGCGGCTCGCGCTGGCGATGGCCGTGGTCGGACGTCCCGAGCTGGTGTTCCTGGACGAGCCGACCGCCGGCCTCGACCCGCAGGCCCGCCGCGCCACCTGGGACCTGGTGCGGGACCTGCGCGCCGACGGCGTCTCCGTCATCCTCACCACCCACTACATGGACGAGGCCGAGCAACTGGCCGACGACGTGGCGATCATCGACGCCGGCCGGGTCATCGCCCAGGGCTCCCCCGAGGAGCTGTGCCGGGGCGGCGCCGAGAACACGCTCCGCTTCTCGGGGCGGCCGGGTCTGGACGTGGCCGCCCTGCTCAAGGCCCTGCCCGCCGACTCCTCGGCCACCGAGGTGGCCCCGGGCTCGTACCGGGTCACCGGCAAGGTCGACCCCCAGCTGCTCGCCACCGTCACCTCCTGGTGCGCGCAGCACGGGGTGATGCCGGACCGGATCTCGGTCGAGCGGCACACCCTCGAAGACGTCTTCCTGGAGCTCACCGGCAAGGAGCTGCGCGCGTGA
- a CDS encoding amidohydrolase family protein yields MIDTPSLVDQYCHGVLRTELGLGTFEAQLARTEGPPAPGTTLFDTQTGFAVRRWCPPLLGLEPHCPPARYLARRRELGVIEAGRRLLRGSGITAYLVDTGLPGDLTGPGELGRAGNAEAHEIVRLEQLAEQVADTSGTVESLLANLAESVHAAAAHAVAFTSVAGLRHGLALAPEPPGPGEVRGAAGRWLAARRAGDELSDPVLLRHLLWIAVASGRPLQLHAGLGAPGARIDRTDPVLLTDFVRATAGLGTDLVLLHGYPYHRHAAHLAGVFPHVYADSGAALVRTGARAATVLAEILELAPFGKILFSSGARGLPELHVVGAGLFREALGRVLGTWVAEGAWSLEDAQRVAGMIASGNAGRVYGLA; encoded by the coding sequence ATGATCGACACGCCCTCACTCGTGGACCAGTACTGCCACGGAGTGCTCCGCACCGAGCTGGGCCTCGGCACCTTCGAGGCCCAGCTGGCCCGCACCGAGGGCCCGCCCGCGCCCGGCACCACCCTCTTCGACACCCAGACCGGTTTCGCCGTACGCCGCTGGTGCCCGCCCCTGCTCGGCCTGGAGCCGCACTGCCCGCCCGCCCGGTACCTCGCCCGGCGCCGTGAGCTGGGCGTGATCGAGGCGGGGCGCCGGCTGCTGCGGGGCAGCGGCATCACCGCCTACCTGGTCGACACCGGGCTGCCCGGCGACCTCACCGGCCCCGGCGAGCTGGGCAGGGCCGGGAACGCCGAGGCCCATGAGATCGTCCGCCTGGAACAGCTGGCCGAACAGGTCGCCGACACCTCCGGCACCGTCGAGTCCCTCCTCGCCAACCTCGCCGAGTCCGTGCACGCGGCCGCCGCGCACGCCGTCGCCTTCACCTCCGTGGCCGGCCTGCGGCACGGGCTGGCGCTCGCCCCCGAGCCGCCCGGGCCGGGGGAGGTGCGCGGCGCGGCCGGGCGCTGGCTGGCCGCACGCCGGGCCGGGGACGAGCTGAGCGACCCGGTGCTGCTGCGGCATCTGCTGTGGATCGCGGTCGCCTCGGGCCGGCCCCTCCAGCTCCACGCGGGGCTGGGCGCGCCGGGCGCCCGCATCGACCGCACCGACCCGGTGCTGCTGACCGACTTCGTCCGGGCCACCGCCGGACTCGGCACCGACCTCGTGCTGCTGCACGGCTACCCGTACCACCGCCACGCGGCCCATCTGGCCGGCGTCTTCCCGCACGTCTACGCCGACTCGGGCGCCGCCCTGGTGCGCACCGGCGCCCGCGCGGCGACCGTCCTCGCGGAGATCCTGGAACTCGCCCCCTTCGGCAAGATCCTCTTCTCCAGCGGCGCCCGGGGCCTGCCCGAGCTGCACGTGGTCGGCGCCGGACTGTTCCGCGAGGCCCTCGGCCGGGTGCTCGGCACCTGGGTGGCCGAGGGGGCGTGGTCGCTCGAGGACGCCCAGCGGGTGGCCGGCATGATCGCGTCGGGGAACGCGGGCAGGGTGTACGGACTGGCGTGA